The following are encoded in a window of bacterium genomic DNA:
- a CDS encoding diguanylate cyclase, with translation MDGAYKIDILIAEDSATQALNLQFLLEEAGYRVVVARNGKEALTAVHQHPPAMLITDIVMPEMDGYALCQSLKTNPALHHIPVILLTTLSDPMDVINGLKCGADSFVVKPYNKEFLLERIRYILTNRILHHEESNAPGIEVFFAGQKHMFTAQRSQMLDLLLSTFENAIQKNIELTEMNNRLLEAEGRLQEQANELRALSLSDALTTLYNRRGFMTIASQLLRIANREGQYMWMLFVDVDGLKIVNDTLGHPQGDQLIVDVAAIMRHVARESDVTARLGGDEFVVLIPNGSADDAQRLVVRLEEAARAQNIKQERPYEIAFSIGIAEYNPEAPCSMDELIRRADVEMYKMKTRHKSARAVAR, from the coding sequence ATGGACGGTGCATACAAAATCGATATTTTGATAGCCGAGGATAGCGCCACACAGGCGCTTAACCTACAGTTCCTGCTCGAGGAGGCAGGGTATCGCGTAGTGGTTGCCCGGAACGGAAAAGAAGCCCTTACGGCAGTCCATCAACACCCGCCCGCCATGCTGATCACAGACATTGTCATGCCTGAGATGGATGGCTATGCATTATGCCAATCCCTCAAAACCAACCCGGCACTACACCATATTCCAGTGATTTTATTGACGACCTTGTCCGATCCCATGGATGTGATCAATGGTCTGAAGTGCGGGGCTGATAGCTTTGTGGTAAAACCTTACAATAAGGAATTTTTACTGGAGCGAATTCGCTATATTCTGACCAACCGGATTCTTCATCACGAAGAAAGCAACGCCCCGGGCATTGAGGTCTTTTTCGCCGGCCAGAAACATATGTTTACCGCGCAACGCAGCCAGATGCTGGATCTTTTGCTATCCACCTTTGAAAATGCCATCCAGAAGAACATTGAACTGACCGAGATGAACAATCGACTGCTGGAGGCAGAAGGCCGGCTCCAGGAACAGGCCAATGAATTGCGAGCACTATCCCTGTCCGACGCCCTGACCACGCTCTATAATCGGCGTGGATTCATGACCATCGCATCGCAACTCCTGCGTATCGCCAACCGGGAGGGGCAGTACATGTGGATGCTATTTGTGGACGTGGATGGCCTGAAAATTGTTAATGATACCCTCGGTCACCCTCAGGGAGATCAGTTGATCGTTGATGTGGCGGCCATCATGCGTCACGTCGCCAGGGAATCTGATGTGACAGCACGGCTGGGTGGCGATGAATTTGTAGTGCTCATTCCCAATGGTTCAGCTGATGACGCCCAACGGTTGGTCGTACGGCTGGAAGAGGCGGCCCGGGCACAAAACATCAAACAGGAACGTCCTTACGAGATTGCCTTCAGCATTGGCATTGCTGAATACAATCCAGAAGCCCCTTGCTCGATGGATGAATTGATTCGCCGGGCGGACGTTGAAATGTATAAAATGAAAACTAGGCATAAGTCGGCCAGAGCCGTCGCGCGGTAA
- a CDS encoding response regulator, with protein sequence MANPKILLVEDSSTQALKLQHILEDNGFDVTMAKDGAEGFEKTRLLSPDIVITDIMMPVMDGYELCTRIKSDVVLRRIPVILLTTLSYPEDILKGLKCGADNFITKPYEAAHLVSRIDYILANQKLRHGLTSDMAIEIAFGGHRYLLNSDRIQILDLLLSSFETAVRKNIELEEANRKLQTAVATINTLGNLIPICCHCKKIRNDQGYWQQLEAFFKDHSAVEFTHALCPHCAETFYPPANGQG encoded by the coding sequence ATGGCTAATCCAAAAATACTTCTTGTGGAAGATAGCTCAACACAGGCGTTGAAGCTTCAACACATCCTCGAGGATAACGGATTTGATGTGACCATGGCGAAAGATGGCGCTGAAGGATTTGAAAAAACCCGCCTTCTGTCTCCCGATATTGTCATCACCGACATTATGATGCCGGTAATGGATGGCTATGAGCTCTGCACTCGCATCAAGAGCGACGTGGTCCTTCGTCGTATCCCCGTCATTCTCCTGACCACCCTCTCCTATCCTGAAGATATTCTGAAGGGGCTCAAGTGCGGGGCCGACAACTTCATCACCAAACCCTACGAGGCCGCCCACCTTGTCTCCCGCATTGATTATATTTTAGCCAACCAGAAACTACGCCATGGACTGACCTCGGACATGGCCATTGAAATCGCGTTCGGAGGCCATCGCTATCTCTTGAATTCCGATCGGATTCAGATTCTGGATCTGCTACTCTCGTCGTTTGAAACGGCGGTGCGGAAAAACATTGAACTCGAAGAGGCGAACCGGAAACTTCAGACTGCGGTCGCAACCATCAACACGCTGGGCAACCTGATCCCGATCTGCTGCCATTGCAAGAAGATCCGGAATGATCAGGGCTATTGGCAACAACTGGAAGCCTTCTTCAAGGATCATTCCGCCGTAGAATTTACCCATGCCCTTTGCCCGCATTGCGCAGAGACCTTCTATCCTCCGGCGAACGGACAGGGATAA
- a CDS encoding DEAD/DEAH box helicase: MTFTELGLLPSLVTALTTEKITDPMPIQVESLPVLLAGKSAYLNSETGTGKTLAYLLPLFQRIDPALAATQMIVVVPTHELAIQIQRQAGTLAVNSGLPIRSVLLIGGTQMQRQIDKLKKKPQVVIGSPGRIREMITLNKVKTGLVKSVVLDEADRLLSAESLASVRAIVKFTPPSRQLVFVSATEQVEATREANAMAPELVMVRAGSARVNSDIEHLYLVCEEREKADWLRKLIRAMNPERSLVFVHRNESAEVVASKLAHHKVKVADLHGAFTKEERKKAMDDFRGDRVNVMIASDVAARGLDIKGVTHIFNFDIPSDSKAYLHRVGRTARAGAKGCAISLLTDRDLRLVRRFEEELGIVMTPIVLREGDVLIDA, encoded by the coding sequence ATGACATTTACTGAATTAGGATTATTACCATCATTGGTAACAGCTTTGACAACCGAGAAGATCACCGACCCCATGCCTATTCAGGTCGAATCCCTGCCGGTGCTGCTGGCAGGAAAAAGCGCCTACCTTAATTCAGAAACGGGAACAGGGAAAACCCTCGCCTATCTTCTGCCATTATTTCAAAGGATTGATCCCGCTTTGGCGGCAACCCAGATGATCGTGGTGGTGCCAACCCATGAATTGGCCATCCAGATTCAGCGTCAAGCCGGAACGCTGGCGGTCAACTCAGGGTTGCCCATCCGTTCTGTGCTTCTGATTGGGGGAACCCAGATGCAGCGGCAAATCGATAAGCTCAAAAAGAAGCCGCAGGTAGTGATTGGCTCGCCGGGTCGAATCCGCGAGATGATTACCTTGAATAAGGTGAAGACCGGTTTAGTGAAGAGTGTCGTGCTGGATGAAGCGGATCGTCTGCTGAGTGCGGAAAGTCTGGCGTCAGTCCGGGCGATTGTAAAATTCACGCCCCCGAGCCGGCAGTTGGTTTTTGTGTCGGCAACAGAGCAGGTCGAAGCTACCCGTGAGGCCAATGCGATGGCCCCGGAGCTGGTGATGGTGCGGGCGGGCTCGGCGCGGGTGAACAGTGATATTGAGCATCTGTATCTCGTCTGTGAAGAGCGTGAAAAAGCTGACTGGTTGCGAAAACTGATCAGGGCCATGAACCCGGAGCGGTCGCTGGTTTTTGTCCATCGTAACGAGAGTGCCGAGGTGGTTGCCTCCAAGTTGGCTCATCACAAGGTCAAGGTCGCGGATTTACATGGCGCCTTTACCAAGGAAGAACGTAAGAAAGCAATGGATGATTTTCGGGGAGATCGTGTGAATGTCATGATCGCCTCCGACGTGGCTGCACGCGGATTGGATATCAAGGGGGTGACGCACATCTTCAATTTCGACATACCCAGTGACAGCAAGGCCTATCTCCATCGGGTAGGGCGTACGGCGCGGGCCGGGGCCAAGGGGTGTGCCATCTCCCTGCTGACCGATCGTGATCTGCGTTTAGTGCGTCGCTTTGAGGAGGAGCTTGGCATCGTCATGACGCCGATTGTTCTGCGCGAGGGTGATGTCTTGATCGATGCCTAG
- the cheB gene encoding chemotaxis-specific protein-glutamate methyltransferase CheB — MISALIVDDSAVAREFLTHILESDPGIRVAGTACNGKEALTWMSRQKPDVVLMDIHMPEMNGLEATREIMSTSPVPVIIVSSSWEKDEVEKTFQAMAAGAVAAMEKPAGLKNPETPMLATDLIRTVKLMAGMPLVRRWSSIASAIRQPSPPPAPLTIQPGKATIHLVAIGASTGGPPVLQAILAALTPQFPVPVVIVQHIAPGFLAGMADWLEKTTLFPVGIPKNGDMIVPGRAYLAPDGVHMGVHRDGTIFLSDAPRENSLKPAVSFLFRSVAKEFGTRAAGVLLTGMGRDGADDLLALRKAGGITFAQDKESSVVHGMPGEAIAVGGACYIKPPLEIARLLVSLVNGQ; from the coding sequence ATAATTTCCGCCTTGATCGTCGATGATTCCGCTGTCGCCCGGGAATTTCTCACGCACATCCTGGAATCGGATCCCGGCATCCGGGTGGCAGGAACGGCCTGCAACGGGAAAGAAGCCCTGACCTGGATGTCACGCCAGAAACCTGATGTGGTCCTGATGGATATTCACATGCCGGAGATGAACGGCCTTGAGGCCACCCGCGAGATCATGTCAACGTCCCCTGTCCCGGTCATCATTGTCAGTTCGAGCTGGGAAAAGGACGAAGTGGAAAAAACGTTTCAGGCTATGGCCGCCGGGGCGGTTGCCGCCATGGAAAAGCCGGCGGGACTCAAGAATCCCGAGACTCCGATGTTAGCGACGGATCTTATACGGACCGTGAAACTCATGGCCGGAATGCCGCTGGTTCGCCGCTGGTCAAGTATAGCCTCCGCAATCCGTCAGCCTTCCCCGCCTCCGGCACCCCTCACTATTCAGCCCGGGAAGGCAACTATTCATCTCGTCGCGATTGGGGCCTCAACAGGCGGCCCTCCCGTGTTGCAGGCCATACTGGCGGCCCTGACGCCACAGTTTCCCGTCCCCGTGGTCATCGTCCAGCACATCGCACCCGGCTTTCTTGCCGGTATGGCCGATTGGCTTGAAAAGACAACCCTTTTCCCTGTCGGAATTCCCAAAAACGGCGACATGATTGTGCCGGGCCGCGCTTATCTCGCGCCGGATGGAGTCCACATGGGCGTTCACCGGGATGGCACCATCTTTCTAAGCGATGCACCCCGCGAAAATAGTTTGAAACCAGCGGTATCTTTTCTCTTTCGCTCAGTCGCAAAGGAATTCGGCACGCGGGCGGCTGGCGTTCTGTTAACAGGAATGGGGCGTGATGGCGCAGATGATCTGCTCGCCCTTCGAAAAGCCGGCGGAATCACTTTTGCCCAGGACAAGGAAAGTTCCGTGGTGCACGGGATGCCTGGAGAGGCGATTGCAGTAGGCGGGGCTTGTTATATTAAACCCCCACTGGAAATTGCACGACTGCTGGTGTCACTGGTAAACGGACAGTAA
- a CDS encoding tetratricopeptide repeat protein, which produces MKMFGFLMVTVAMLSCRSGVAETAYEPDMAQWSVVKIVQVGRDAMAAGDKAKARSLAEIAVARDSGYAEGWKLLGTLRLQAGDTNTAAQAFRTALLIAPRDPVINRELAWLLWNEDREKALANLDVLVQANLGDRDAVITRVLSQLAETGNETKALELYKRWKPGFTVSELGVTLFKGGRRLAAVAFLEAAWEVGDNRAGVALYLASIDSRRGKWSRMNACLKLVMDQAPGSLNEEQVELLWDCMLAVKVDAASEGIWRQLVARYPAEQEKRVALADRFEKAAASARRRNDGVTASFLYSQTMKLDPNRISWADWSLLEEQAGKPEAVSASLAALLPRALNPAVRDGMTARMAHYQGDLEAAVQGYRKSLAVSPDQLVLRVFLVRDLLASSKLEEARRELKAIDSLGKETFGRTQKDLAEFWFEVGDIPRANALDRTLLTQKSKALMAENELEAAYAVAVLAVTNDVENAEAWLQFGTVQARRQQYTESKAALEKSIILKPGNVNTFHELGWTLWALGEKTNACSAWGKALDQGVPDRVRFVRQIVGRMAEEGQKDLALERHAQWLPETTPLAAGMDFFKGGRMKAAEPFLVRAWETGADREWTGLYLGSARALNGVVAGTPQYFTAFIASGVATAAPADVALVVDALRVCSGIPGAVETLDSLAVALTNRPDQGVRVTDLYFAYGHDETQRANLSAALGLYEKGLERDPNRLIWPLAWKLSQRLNDEPRGFLLLSNLLDHTTSVAVRLGVTGKQSEIKGDFAAAITAYQASVDAEPGQADIHKFIFDCGVQLGDFERARREADWMALRVDEGAALLRDTMALMWTDLGEDEKALEVWQFLHLTFPDVPYYATEMAMAQYRTGKGAAAVETLVESLGRSPTVLGYESLVQILAALGRPADAVLKAQEGLSFAGSSSLRQSLAENLEMIATAEAPTATVAAAQACVVDDPGSTSQSLLLGRSLVACGRSEEAMDHHQALLGRNPLLAPSLVFLRDQELVARRPRHAIPYAERLAKARPWDDMAVRRYAMTLAEADGFSRAIRMLEPLAGRDEKSVTALLLYGDTTVHAYPGRNTTAQIGSHIACLASNGYSFVTKMPADPPKGKTVMILLVQPDRAVVEAVDVILQKYQASAVMVVDPRSLKTALPRMASPQRLAELRRTGRWQIGVTCPDLGAAVVRADGVKGNPLTHRILIKGEQETMESMRERVTGILSGAAANVGEGKAPVFYYPGGDYGQLSLDTDPAAMEALSNAVSRSFTTAFCRDDNGFVSSLPDPLRIPVKAVPPSWDLTALENHILQGNSVVRARLELAKLYYWHGQCEVASHWFRKAAEAGANPFEVTFNQGANAAIEGDLAQALEKSREAVKLAPADDPRPAVLLEKVTNMRRPTATLDATAWWDNEDRSYWAAGLSGEGPIRDWLRWEAGLKRHNWEQKGNGHERATSEDLGFLAYIAPEVWLEAGFQEWLMDTLPDETGWRARLRLPNPWLKGYVSLISRMEMMETVEALRKGITSHREGVETYSRLYDFWDCFADLSLTQRSDGNDTWWGNVRFLRRLKETPYIGVGYAGRFADSTTDVPEYWSPTELQQHQVYAALQGTGVKWGGQLSGQAGYAKERGTAWRYVVGGKVSGIYKMTQRLNLGANFQYQEGPIYNRTTVEAYLNLRW; this is translated from the coding sequence ATGAAAATGTTCGGATTCCTGATGGTGACTGTTGCGATGTTAAGCTGTCGTTCTGGAGTTGCAGAGACCGCTTATGAGCCGGACATGGCGCAATGGTCGGTGGTGAAAATCGTTCAGGTGGGGCGCGATGCCATGGCCGCCGGGGATAAGGCAAAAGCCAGATCGTTGGCGGAAATAGCCGTTGCGCGGGACTCGGGATATGCAGAGGGGTGGAAATTGCTAGGCACCCTTCGGTTGCAAGCGGGTGATACCAATACCGCCGCTCAGGCGTTTCGAACCGCCTTGCTGATCGCACCCCGGGATCCTGTGATCAATCGGGAATTGGCCTGGCTGCTCTGGAATGAAGATCGCGAGAAGGCGCTGGCGAACCTTGATGTGCTGGTTCAGGCAAATCTGGGGGACCGTGATGCCGTTATCACGCGCGTCCTTAGTCAACTGGCTGAGACGGGGAATGAGACCAAGGCGCTGGAGTTGTATAAGCGCTGGAAGCCCGGCTTCACCGTGAGCGAATTGGGGGTCACCCTTTTCAAGGGGGGGCGGCGTCTGGCGGCAGTTGCCTTTCTGGAGGCAGCCTGGGAGGTGGGTGACAATCGCGCCGGAGTGGCTCTCTATCTTGCCAGTATCGACAGCCGGCGGGGAAAATGGAGCCGTATGAATGCCTGTCTGAAATTGGTCATGGACCAGGCTCCCGGATCCTTAAATGAGGAGCAGGTTGAATTGCTTTGGGATTGCATGCTCGCGGTGAAGGTTGATGCTGCGAGTGAAGGTATTTGGCGGCAGTTGGTTGCTCGTTATCCCGCTGAGCAGGAGAAGCGTGTGGCCTTGGCCGACCGTTTTGAGAAAGCGGCCGCCTCCGCACGGCGCCGGAACGATGGGGTAACAGCATCGTTTTTATATAGCCAGACTATGAAACTGGATCCCAACCGTATCAGTTGGGCCGACTGGAGTTTATTGGAGGAGCAGGCGGGCAAGCCTGAGGCGGTGAGTGCCAGTTTGGCCGCGTTATTGCCTCGCGCTTTAAACCCGGCGGTGCGGGATGGCATGACAGCGCGGATGGCTCATTATCAGGGCGATCTTGAGGCCGCCGTGCAGGGATATCGCAAAAGTCTGGCCGTTTCCCCGGATCAATTGGTGCTCCGGGTATTTCTGGTAAGGGACCTTTTGGCAAGCAGCAAACTGGAAGAGGCACGCCGTGAACTTAAGGCCATTGATTCGCTGGGGAAAGAAACATTCGGGCGAACCCAGAAGGATCTGGCTGAATTTTGGTTTGAGGTGGGGGATATCCCTAGAGCGAATGCGCTTGATCGAACCCTGTTGACCCAGAAATCCAAGGCTCTCATGGCGGAGAATGAGCTGGAGGCTGCGTATGCAGTGGCGGTGCTGGCTGTCACCAATGATGTGGAAAATGCGGAGGCATGGTTGCAGTTCGGGACCGTACAGGCGCGGCGCCAGCAATATACCGAGTCAAAAGCGGCATTGGAAAAGTCCATCATTCTCAAACCTGGTAATGTGAATACCTTTCATGAATTAGGGTGGACACTCTGGGCACTTGGCGAAAAAACGAATGCCTGTTCGGCGTGGGGAAAAGCCCTGGATCAGGGGGTGCCAGATCGTGTGCGGTTTGTGCGTCAGATTGTGGGGCGCATGGCGGAGGAAGGTCAGAAAGATCTGGCACTTGAGCGGCATGCGCAGTGGTTGCCTGAGACAACCCCGTTGGCTGCCGGGATGGATTTTTTTAAAGGCGGACGCATGAAGGCGGCGGAACCATTCCTCGTCAGGGCCTGGGAGACGGGTGCAGATCGGGAGTGGACTGGACTCTACTTGGGATCTGCCCGGGCCTTGAACGGAGTGGTGGCGGGAACCCCTCAATATTTCACTGCATTCATTGCCTCCGGTGTTGCCACGGCGGCGCCAGCGGATGTGGCACTTGTTGTTGACGCATTGCGGGTCTGTTCTGGAATTCCTGGTGCGGTGGAGACGCTCGATTCACTCGCAGTCGCCCTGACAAATCGGCCAGATCAGGGCGTGCGTGTGACGGATCTCTATTTTGCCTATGGGCACGATGAAACGCAACGTGCCAATTTGTCGGCGGCACTAGGCTTATATGAAAAGGGATTGGAGCGGGATCCCAACCGGTTGATATGGCCGCTGGCATGGAAATTAAGCCAGCGGTTGAATGATGAGCCCCGCGGGTTTCTCTTGCTGAGCAATTTGCTGGATCATACGACGTCGGTGGCCGTACGTTTGGGGGTGACGGGAAAACAGTCGGAAATAAAGGGAGATTTCGCGGCCGCCATTACGGCCTATCAGGCCAGCGTGGATGCCGAGCCGGGGCAGGCAGATATCCATAAATTCATTTTTGATTGTGGAGTCCAGCTTGGAGATTTTGAGCGGGCCCGACGGGAAGCAGACTGGATGGCACTGCGGGTAGATGAAGGGGCGGCCCTGTTACGGGATACCATGGCCCTGATGTGGACTGATCTGGGCGAGGATGAAAAAGCGCTGGAGGTTTGGCAATTCCTGCATCTAACCTTCCCTGACGTGCCCTACTATGCCACAGAAATGGCCATGGCCCAATATCGTACCGGCAAAGGCGCGGCGGCTGTAGAGACCTTGGTGGAGAGTCTGGGACGCAGCCCGACAGTTCTCGGTTACGAATCCCTGGTCCAAATCCTTGCCGCATTAGGGCGCCCGGCTGACGCGGTCCTTAAGGCGCAGGAGGGGTTGAGCTTTGCGGGCTCTTCCTCGCTCCGGCAGAGTCTTGCCGAAAATCTTGAAATGATTGCGACAGCAGAGGCGCCCACCGCCACGGTCGCCGCTGCCCAGGCATGTGTGGTGGATGATCCGGGCTCCACATCTCAATCGTTGTTATTAGGGCGTTCGTTGGTCGCTTGTGGCCGTAGTGAAGAGGCGATGGATCACCATCAGGCGCTTTTGGGGCGCAACCCCTTGTTGGCGCCAAGCCTGGTTTTCCTCCGGGATCAGGAGTTGGTGGCACGACGGCCCCGCCATGCCATTCCCTATGCGGAGCGGTTGGCCAAAGCCCGGCCTTGGGATGATATGGCCGTGCGGCGTTATGCCATGACTCTCGCAGAGGCGGATGGATTTTCCCGAGCCATACGGATGCTGGAACCGTTGGCGGGGCGTGATGAGAAATCCGTGACGGCACTATTGCTCTATGGGGATACGACTGTGCATGCTTATCCCGGACGGAATACGACCGCACAAATCGGTTCGCATATTGCCTGTCTGGCGTCCAATGGCTACAGTTTTGTCACCAAAATGCCGGCGGATCCGCCGAAGGGAAAAACCGTGATGATCCTATTGGTCCAGCCTGACCGCGCCGTTGTGGAGGCGGTGGACGTCATCCTTCAAAAATATCAAGCCTCTGCTGTGATGGTGGTGGATCCGCGTAGCTTGAAAACAGCGCTGCCCCGGATGGCGTCTCCTCAACGTTTGGCCGAGTTACGGCGGACAGGCCGGTGGCAGATAGGTGTGACGTGTCCGGATTTGGGCGCGGCGGTTGTCCGTGCGGACGGGGTTAAGGGGAATCCGCTTACGCATCGTATCTTGATCAAGGGTGAACAGGAAACGATGGAATCCATGAGGGAGCGTGTGACTGGCATTTTGTCCGGTGCTGCTGCAAATGTGGGCGAAGGCAAGGCGCCTGTGTTTTATTATCCGGGTGGAGATTATGGTCAGCTGTCTTTGGATACCGACCCTGCCGCCATGGAGGCGCTTTCAAATGCCGTGAGTCGGTCATTTACAACGGCATTTTGCAGAGATGATAATGGGTTTGTCTCGAGTCTGCCGGATCCCTTAAGGATCCCTGTCAAAGCGGTTCCGCCCTCCTGGGATTTGACGGCTTTGGAAAATCACATTTTGCAGGGAAACTCGGTTGTGCGTGCCCGGCTTGAATTGGCCAAACTGTATTACTGGCACGGGCAATGTGAGGTGGCGTCCCACTGGTTCCGGAAAGCTGCCGAGGCGGGGGCGAATCCCTTTGAGGTGACCTTCAATCAAGGGGCGAATGCCGCCATCGAAGGGGATCTGGCGCAGGCCCTTGAAAAATCCCGCGAGGCGGTCAAGCTGGCGCCGGCGGATGACCCGCGGCCTGCGGTCCTCTTGGAGAAAGTTACGAATATGCGGCGCCCGACTGCGACACTCGATGCGACCGCCTGGTGGGATAATGAGGATCGGAGTTATTGGGCGGCAGGCCTCAGCGGTGAGGGGCCGATACGGGATTGGCTACGATGGGAAGCGGGGCTCAAGCGCCACAACTGGGAACAGAAGGGGAACGGCCATGAGCGGGCCACATCTGAAGATCTTGGGTTCCTTGCCTATATCGCCCCTGAGGTCTGGCTGGAGGCCGGTTTTCAGGAGTGGTTGATGGATACCCTGCCGGACGAGACCGGGTGGCGGGCACGACTACGCTTGCCGAATCCATGGCTTAAAGGGTATGTGAGTCTCATCAGCCGCATGGAAATGATGGAAACCGTTGAGGCCTTGCGCAAGGGGATCACCTCACACCGCGAAGGGGTGGAAACCTATTCCCGCCTGTATGATTTCTGGGATTGTTTTGCCGATCTTTCGCTGACTCAGCGTAGTGATGGTAATGACACCTGGTGGGGTAATGTGAGGTTTCTCCGGCGTTTGAAAGAGACTCCCTACATCGGGGTGGGCTATGCCGGAAGGTTTGCTGACAGTACGACGGACGTTCCTGAATATTGGTCGCCCACCGAGTTGCAGCAGCATCAGGTCTATGCGGCGCTACAGGGAACGGGAGTCAAGTGGGGCGGACAGTTGAGTGGGCAGGCCGGTTATGCCAAGGAGCGTGGTACGGCGTGGCGCTATGTGGTTGGCGGTAAAGTGAGTGGGATCTATAAAATGACCCAGCGCTTGAACCTCGGCGCCAACTTCCAGTATCAGGAAGGGCCAATCTATAACCGTACAACCGTTGAGGCCTATCTGAATCTCCGGTGGTAG
- a CDS encoding glycosyltransferase, which yields MDEHKEAEGKANNYPVSRFDRRRRNLSRANASDRRQFLRYLASFAVTVQYTPAQGDPQVMTATVIDISEGGVMLEGLDIPDRVSEVVLEFSIPQGVMPEQFIQGEWKSKATVRYRHPSGNKYGIEFEEPLGIRLARTTWARLRWSAVMFFIFVISIVLLMKYENLYLFWLDVPIFLYSILVASYLITRFIFASFYRRHKPLKDLPKITVIAPVFNEREHVGRMIAQVMESAYPVDRMQFIVINDGSTDGTEKSIEEARIKYPEVEVITHTKSLGKRHGMSAGAERATGDFLIFIDSDSFLAPEALRNLLKPFADPEVAAVTGHCDVENIWTNTLTRMQAVRYYIAFKVMKAAESVFDSVTCLSGPLAAYRKELFMSVREEWLNQTFWGKPATFGDDRSLTNSLLMRGLKVVYADDAITTTIVPDDHRTFLRQQMRWKRSWFRETLRGCGFMWKRPPLMSISFYLGFILPLLGPAIVLRSLLYVPLLQHRSPIIYILGVFLMSCLMSCTYLFLKRSRLWFYGILFCFYYMFVLIWQLPWAVLTFSRTLWGTRN from the coding sequence GAGGTATCTGGCGTCGTTTGCAGTGACTGTGCAATATACACCCGCGCAGGGGGATCCGCAGGTGATGACCGCCACTGTGATAGACATCTCAGAGGGGGGGGTGATGTTGGAGGGTCTCGATATTCCTGATAGAGTGTCCGAGGTCGTGCTGGAGTTTTCGATTCCGCAGGGTGTCATGCCGGAGCAATTCATTCAGGGGGAATGGAAATCCAAGGCCACGGTACGTTATCGGCATCCTTCGGGTAATAAATATGGCATTGAGTTTGAAGAACCGCTGGGCATTCGATTAGCGCGAACGACCTGGGCGCGGTTGCGTTGGAGTGCGGTGATGTTTTTCATTTTTGTGATCAGCATTGTGCTGCTCATGAAATATGAGAACCTCTATCTCTTCTGGCTTGATGTGCCTATTTTCCTCTACAGCATCCTGGTGGCGAGCTATCTAATCACGCGATTCATTTTTGCCTCGTTCTACCGGCGGCACAAACCGTTAAAAGATTTGCCTAAAATCACTGTTATTGCGCCTGTTTTCAATGAGCGTGAGCATGTGGGGCGTATGATCGCCCAGGTGATGGAATCGGCCTATCCTGTTGACCGGATGCAGTTCATTGTGATCAATGATGGCAGCACGGATGGGACGGAGAAATCCATTGAAGAAGCCAGGATTAAATATCCCGAGGTGGAAGTCATTACGCATACGAAATCGCTCGGCAAGCGGCATGGGATGTCGGCTGGGGCAGAGCGGGCAACGGGGGATTTTCTGATTTTCATTGATTCTGACAGTTTTCTGGCGCCGGAGGCGTTAAGGAATCTGTTGAAGCCGTTTGCGGATCCGGAAGTTGCGGCTGTTACCGGGCATTGTGATGTTGAGAATATCTGGACCAACACCCTGACGCGGATGCAGGCGGTGCGGTATTATATTGCCTTCAAGGTGATGAAGGCGGCTGAAAGTGTTTTTGATTCTGTCACCTGCCTCTCGGGCCCGCTGGCGGCGTATCGCAAAGAGCTCTTCATGTCGGTGCGCGAGGAATGGCTGAATCAAACCTTTTGGGGAAAGCCGGCCACCTTTGGAGATGACCGGAGCCTGACCAATTCATTGTTGATGCGGGGACTCAAGGTTGTGTATGCGGACGATGCGATTACCACAACGATTGTCCCGGATGACCATCGGACATTCTTACGCCAGCAGATGCGCTGGAAACGGTCCTGGTTCAGGGAAACCCTGCGCGGGTGTGGGTTTATGTGGAAGCGCCCCCCCCTGATGTCCATCTCGTTCTATCTCGGGTTTATACTGCCACTACTAGGGCCGGCGATCGTGCTGAGGTCGTTGCTCTATGTGCCGTTGCTTCAACACCGGTCGCCGATCATCTATATTCTGGGGGTGTTTTTGATGAGTTGCCTGATGAGCTGTACCTATCTTTTCTTAAAGCGATCCCGGCTGTGGTTCTATGGGATTCTGTTTTGTTTCTATTATATGTTTGTACTGATCTGGCAGCTGCCGTGGGCGGTATTGACGTTTTCGCGTACCTTGTGGGGGACCCGAAATTAA